A region of the Larus michahellis chromosome 4, bLarMic1.1, whole genome shotgun sequence genome:
TGTTCTGTACTTTAGTTATCTTCCACTTTTGGGTTTTGAACccatctttcaaaatatttttcaagatacCGTCGCTCCCTTGTACGTGAACCAGGGTCTTTCTAGCTCTTAAGTTCACTCCAAAGATGTGAGGCCTGTTGTTCCTTAGTCAGCCTGAATCAAAGTATGGCTAGGAGACAAGTGTATCTGTCACAACTTGAAGCTTCAGTCAGAATTCATTGTTTCTTTATTCTGTGCTTAAAGTCAATTACATGACTGGAGTTGGCAGACAGTCACAAGTGGCGTTCTCCAGGGCTTGGTAATGGGaacagttctctttaatatcttcatcagtgatctggacaaggggattgagtgcaccctctgtaagtttgcagatgacaccaagttaggtgggagtgtcgacctgcttgagggtagaaaggctttgcagagggacctggacaagctggattGATGatccgaggccaatggtatgagattcaacaaggtcacgtgctgggtcctgcacttgggtcacaacaaccccacgcagcatTACAGGCTTCAGGAAGAGTGGCTGAAAAGAtgcctggaggaaaaggacctgggtgtgttgGTCGACaaccagctgaatatgagccagcagtgtgcccaggtgaccaagaacaacaacagcatcctggcctatatcaggaacagtgtggccggcagggctagggaagtgatcttccccctgtatttggcactggtgaagcagcacctcgagtactgtgtccagttttgggcccctggctacaagaaagacactgaggtgctggagcatgtccagagaagggcaacaaagctggtgagggatctggagaacaagccttatgaggagcagccgagggagctgggtttgtttagcctggagaaaaggaagctgaggggagaccttattgctctctaaaactacctgaaaggaggttgtagcaaggtggggggtcagtctcttctcccaggtaacaggtgataggacaagaggaagtggcctcatgttgcaccacaggggaggtttagattagatattaggaaaaaacttTTACACttaaagggttatcaagcattggagcaggctacCCAGGAAaatggtggaatcgtcatccctggaagtatttaaaaggcgggtagacgtagtgcttagtaatatgtttagtgatggtttttgtcagtgttaggttgatggttggactctatctgaaaggtcccttccaacctagacaattctatgattttgacTGTTAAGCAACTCctcagttttaaaagctttaagatttttacattctttaatttttctgaCATATTTCTTTGGTCTTTGCAGAAAAGGTACAGTTTGGCTGTTGGTCCTCCCAAAAAGGTTCCAAAAGTCAAAGGTGTAGAGTCTGCAGCAGTGCAAGCATTTCTCAGAcggcaagaagaagaaaaaagaaaaaaaggtaacagtaaaaaaatatttcctatggGAGACTTTAATTGACTCTTTGAGACTTTGTCGCCTTATTCAAAGCCCTTGCAAATACAGCTCTGCATCTGTTTCTGGAACTGATACTGAGGGAAAGCCAGAACTAAGTAAGGACTAGGGATGTTTGTATGCTTTCTTAAGGAGCCAAATATTATTCAGCTACACTAGCATTTACTGGTTTAGATCGAGAAGTAGTTTAGGTGAAGAGATATTGCAAGAACTCATCTGGACTTTTGGTAACTTAACTTTGAAAAGCTTTAtttgtgggaagaaaaatggTAAGAGTTCCTGTTGTGTCTTAATCTAGTGTATCAATGCagtctgaattttaaatttgtatGGCAGAGGCTTTGTTTGAGCCACAGTTTTTCTACTGTATTATATTTCCTTTAAATAGTCCATAGAATAAACTAATACTGCATTGCTTCTAATGTTAATGTTTTGTTAAAGGTGACCAAATCTGATGGACTGGATGGCCCAGGGTATTCCTCCTCTCCTGGGCCAGTCATAAGCCTACTCCTTACCCCTGCTGCCAGGTCCAGCCAGAAGCAAGACTGAACATGAATTTAAAATAGGCATGCATTCACTCTCTATACAGTCGTGGTCCTTGACAACAGAATAACATAGGCAGGGGATGGAACCTTTACGAGCACCCAAAGCATGAGTAGCCTAATCCATTTTCTAGGAATTGATGTTTTTCCTGAGTCTTTCTGATATTTGGCCCCTACTCCCTTGGTCTCTACAGTATCTGACATTCAAATGTTATCCTATTCACCAGCTAGTTCAGCCTGAATTTTGTCAGCAGATCACATATTCAAGATAGAGAGCATACTTATGCAGAAAATAGCTAAAAACAGTTCATAAGGGACAGACTGTGGAGATAGGGCCATGAGCTCTACCAGACAGATGTGGTGACCAGCAGCTTGCTCATCTGTGGCTGGCTGCTTCTGTCTCTACCCTACACCCCACTACCGTACACTCAGTCTGTTTTCCAATTATTATCACCCCCCAATATGCTTTGgttccctccctttcctcatcTTCCCTTAAATATCTAATAGTAAATTCTGTAGAGTCTCAAAATTCTCTTGCTCAGTCTCGGAACTCCTTTCATTACCCAGAGATGGCTGGGTAAGCAGCATTTCACTTAACTGTTTGCCTTTGTTGGAGTAGCTGATTCAGGTGGGTTAGCTTGCCCTGTTGGCAGAACTCTGATCACTTTCTGATCTATTTTGAATAGTTGTTAGCCAGATATCTTTAAACCACTGTCCTAAATGGTTTATCAGTTTGgaagattttggggggggggggaaaaaagtagtgCTTTTGCATGACTTTCTCCTGGTTTTCTTTTACAgcactggaagaaagaagaaagaaagaagaactCTTGGCTAGACGTATTGAACTAAAACATGACAGAAAGGCAAGAGCTATGGCCTCACGAACAAAGGATAATTTTTATGGCTATAATGGCATTCCTGTTGAAGAGAAGCCTAAAAAGAGGAAAGCTTCTGAGAATGTTGCTCAGGCCCCAGAGGCTGAGTATGCAACAGAAGATGAAACTGAGCAACTTGAATACAGTCAGACTGAATCTGAGCATGAGCAAGAATATGAAGAGAAACCATCCAAAGTTGCAGTGAAACCAAAGGCGCCTCCCAAAACTGCACCAGCACCTCTGAACTTTGCAGAGCTCTTAAGGCTTGCTGAGAAAAAACAATATGAACCagtggaaataaaagcagtgaaaaaggtAGAAGAGAGACCCAGAACAGCAGAAGAATTGAGAGAGATGGAGTATTTGGGACGAAAAAACAAAAGAGTAGAAATGCATAAGAAAAGTGAGAAGGAGATTAAGAATCCAGGGACATCCAGTTCTTCAAAAAAAGTGACTTCTCAGAAAGAATCTGTaaatgcaaaacttaaaaaaagcTCAGTAGATAAACATTCCACAACAAAAAGCGGTCTGTCGTCTTCTATAAGTGGTATGGATAAGAAATCCAAAGCACCAGCATTGACTGAAAAACACTCACGGTTATCATCTTCCTCCAGGTttgatcaaaaggaaaaaaactcacaaaatgGCTCCTTAAAAAGCTCTACTGGTAGCAGTCATAGTAAATCACCTGTCAATGGTACTGGAAAGTCTGGCTCAAGCTCTCATGTGCCACCCTCAAAACCAGTGGCCAATGGGGCTCAGAGGCTACCATCTGCTAAAGAATCCAGCCTAAAAAAGTCTGCCCATACAAAAtcaggaaatgctgcagcccTTCAGCATGGAATCAGCTCCAATGCAAAACGATCAGGAAGCAGCTTAGGAAAAGGAGGACCTGGACATCCGGGTGGGGGTTCAAGTGCAGGACCTGGGCGATCAAGCAGCAATTCTGGCGTGGGACCTGGAAGGCCGGGAAATGGTTTAAGCCCAGGACCTGGGCGACTGGGCAGCGGTTCAGTCGCAGGACCTGGAAGGCCAGCTGGCAGCTCAAGCACAGGACCTGGGCGACTGGGTGGTGGCTCAGGCATGGGACCTGGAAGGCCGGCTGGCAGCTCAAGCACAGGACCTGGGCGACCAGGCAGCAGCTCAAGCACGGGGCCTGGGCGACCAGGCAGCAGCTTGGGCACTGGACCAGGAAGGCCAGGCATCAGCACAAATGCAGGACCTGGGCAACCAGGCAGCAGCACGGGTACGGGACCAGGAAGGCCAGGAGTTAGGCCAAGCACTGGACCTGGGCGACCAGGCAGCAGCTTGGGAACAGGACCAGGAAGGCCAGGAATCAGTCCAAGCACAGGAGCCAAGCGACCAGGCAGCAGCTTGGGAACAGGACCAGGAAGGCCAGGCATcagcccaagtgcaggacctgggcGACCAGGCAGTGGCTTGGGTACAACTGTAAAACCGAAGTGTACTGTTGTGTCTGAAACTATTTCATCTAAAAACCTAGTCGCAAGACCCAGCAATGGACAGATAAATGGAATGAGATCTCTTCAAGGGCATAGACCTGTGTTTCATCCACAAGGTATAAAGTTCTAGAGCAAATAACTTTCACTTagttatttgttttgtatttttaatgtatgtcTGAGTTGAGGACACTGATGGTCTTTGACAATTATAGATGCAATTAGGAAGACTTGGACAAAATACCATAGTTGCCTTTTAAAGAGTGCGTTTAATGATGGAATGctggttttctgctttgcaaacttttgtttatttttacctaTGCTCATATTCCTTGAAATATAGGCCTGGGATGTGAAGATTACACGAAAGAAACCTAAGCAGCCTGTGATGGATGTTGATATACAAATGCTGTTAGAAGGAAAAGAATTGAAGGATTCTCTTCCTGTATAGCTTAATTATGGCTAGTCTTTAAAAATTCGTAATGTCTTAAATAACAGATGCTTAAAGTGGtacaggaaaattaaaaccacaCAGTAAACCTGTGACTGACATTCTTTGGCAAATTCAGATTATCACTAAGCAAGCAGttctaaaaaattatttctgaacaGAAACAATCAGCATGGACTTCAGCAAATAAGTGCCTAGAAAACCCTGAACAAGAATACAGACTGCTTTCTGGTAGTTTCCTCAGGATGCAGTTGGTGATACTGAAATGTAATCTTCTGTAGCACAACTTACAGGAAGTATTTCCTTTTACTGAGTTTCTGAGAATTGCTAGTTAACTTGAGGCAGAAATTTGCCACCTTGAAGCCCAGAGCTATAAAATGGCTGAGCCCAAGGTATAGCGAGGAGAAGTACTATTATATTAATGTTACTAATTAATGGGTTTTTTACTCCCCTGTCATTTAGGTCTTGGAAGACCACCTATTAGTTACAAGAGACAAatagaagatgatgatgatgatgaatatGACTCTGAAATGGATGACTTCATTGAAGATGAAGGGGAACCCCAAGAAGAAATATCAAAACACATTCGGGAAATATTTGGCTATGACcggaaaaggtaagaaaaatgtcagttttaagaTATTGCAGAACAAACAACAGTAATATAGTTCAACAAATAAATGTTTTCGAAGTAGGGGAAGTGCTGGTATCCTGCGTAGTATTCTGTGCAGTATACTGTGTCCAGCattggagcccccaacataagaaggacatggacctgttggagtgggcccagaggagggccatggaaaatgatcagagggctggaacacctcagctgtgaggacaggctgagagagttggggctgttgagcctggaaaagaggaggctccagggagaccttatagcggcctttcagtacttaaaagagggcctacaggaaaggtgggaagagactctttgtcagggagtgtagtgatagggtgaggggtaactcttttaaactagaagagggtagatttagattggatattaggaagaaattctttactgtgagggtggtgaggcactggaataggttgcccagggaagctgtggatgccccatccctggaagtgttcaaggccaggttggatggggctttgggcagcctggtctagtgggaggtgtccctgcccatggcagaggggttggaactagaggatcttcaaggtcccttccaacctaaaccatcctaTAATTCAAATATGGTTTTGCATTGCAGAAATTTAACAAGCATTAAAGCAGCTTCTGTGCAGAAGGGAGCTTGAATTTTCACACTGCCTGCCATGCTCTTCTGGGGAGCAATAAAATTTGATGCAATAGGACACAGTTGGAAAACAACACAGCTTCTTCAATGTCTCACCTGTATAATTCATAGCAACTCTTTCCTATTAttggattttaaaatgctttctataGCAGTCTGCAGTATTTTAGAATTCATCAAATGTAGCTGCCCGAATATGAACTGCTAAATGCAGTAGCATTAGCTGCTCTGTAAGAGGATCTAACTTGGTATGACTAGGAACTGCTGGAAAATGAAGGCTCTTATTTGGCTTATTTAAATACTTGCGTCTTGTCTGACAATAAGGTACAAGAAAGCAAGCATTTTAAAGGCTTGtagcttatattttttttcaaaacattaaaCTCTGTGTATGGCAAGGAAATTATTCTTTCTAAGAAGGGATGTGAATTCATAACTCAGCTGTACATTGGCATGGTATTTTAGTGTGCTAAAAACTAATATTTAATTTCCAGATACAAAGATGAAAGTGATTATGCCTTACGTTACatggagagcagctggagagagcaacAGAAAGAAGAAGCTAGGAGGTATGCACGAATTTAAACTTGGATAGAAAGTGGGAAGTTTGTTTATTGCCCAAGTCATGGGACTATGTTAGAGtggatatttgctgctttttgtgacAGAGGTAAATAAGCCTTACCATTTCTGATAAGAAAACATAGGTAAAGATGAAACTCAGCCAGCCAGTGGTGGGTGCAGTAAATAAATCTTGTATGTTCATTCTGATGGATCACAAActttgcttgtaaaaaaaaaaaataaaataaaataaaaaagcaaacgaAACCCCAACttatgatgaaaaatattttttaaatactttaaatttcagctgaaatgctAAATCCTTCAATTTGTCCCAAACATTACAATATTCTGCTAGTGTGAGGACTAAAAGGAGATTTATTtatctatatatgtgtgttttgTGTGTATATTTCTATGTATGTAGGGCTGTTACCCAGCCCTTATTTATTGAAGAGGAGATCGGTGGCTGCAGATACTGTTTTAAGTATCACTTTCAACATACTGACTTCTAGGAAGCTGAAGAAATTATGTATGCAGGGATGCAGCTAGAATCATGCTGTGTTAGCGGAGCCTCTTCCGTGGGCCTTTTCACCAGCGTCATGGCAGCTTAGATGGACTGAGGGTGGAGCAATGTTGTGCTTGTAGCTACCTGAATCATGCCTCTGGCCAGGCAGTTGGAATAAATTCTTTTGCTTCTCTAGTGTTTGACATATCCATTCTCTCCCTTGCCAATGTAAAAGGTTTAGGTGGCTCTCAGAAGTTGAGGAGAGTTAGTCCTTTTATGACTTGTATGCAAGAGTTACATTGGCAGGAATTGATGGATGTGTTTTCAGCAGcttctttttggggaaaaaatgaccTTTCCTATTAAAATCAGCTGTCTTCACAATCTTGATTTGTTTAAcatgcttttaataattttttactcaaaacattttattctaatgataaaatcttgatttcttttcttaaagctATATTCTTTCTATAGTTGAAGAAAATTTATGGTTGAACTGATGTAAAAATTTTGCTCACATCAGCTGTAATTTTAAGATTGCTTTTCTTGGGGAGAGGGGTAGAAGTCAAATTTCATGTTTCTTGAGTAGCAGTATgtaaagcatttcattttatttggcaGCTTGAGACTTGGTGTTCAGGAGGACTTAGAAGAATTGAGACGggaagaagaagaattaaaacGCAAGAGACAGTCTAAGAAGCTGAGGACACGTTAACTTACTTCTGGTGTTGACCTTGTTCATGTTTCTGCTACCCTCTGCCTTCATACATCTCTTATTCTACTTAAGTTTCCATTTGCTTGTTAGAGggcaaaagaatatttaaagggATTGAAGTACTGAAAAGCAAGGCTTTAGTTTGTCCTAaataagatatttatttttaatacttgccAGGGTTGGTTTTTTATGAAGACATTAATGCACTAATGCATATTAAGTggaataaaattaataaatgtttcCATTGATTTAACCAGTTCAAGATGCCAGCAGAAATACTGACTAGCTATGCACTGACTCGGAACTGTGTGGGCCCATATACCAGTAAACCAATTTTGCATTCACTTGAAAGAAAGGAATAGCATTCTTGTTCCCTGATATTTCttgagactaaaaaaaaaaaaaatatgctctaTATCCTGTTCTGTCTCCCAACTTGAGCCTCAAAGTATTCAAATGTTATCTTGTGTACAGAAGCAGTTTGGGTGTAAATTCAGCCGTTGCCACAGATGTTCACAGCAATAAAGTACTGTATATTTTCAGAATTGAGGacccataaaaataatttgaacctCTTAATTTCTCAACAGAAAAGTGCATGTCATTTGCAAACTGTACAGCTATGGATATGGCCAAAAGGTTAGGTTGGCTTTTGCTGTGTCTGGAATTCCAATGCCAATCTAATTCAGTATGATAAATACGCACCCCAAAACCAGGAATTTCTAGTGTTTGTATGTAACTTGTGCTTTTGGGCTCAAGTGTATACTTGGGAATTCTTTTCCTGCCCTGTAAATCTTCACATTTGTTTaacagcttctgctgcttttacaaATTGTGTATGGTGCACatgttttttcttgcattaaacATCCGATGTGTTAAATGATTTAAAATGTGAAGCAGTCATTTATCCAATTAGGCTTATATTTAGAAAGCACATCAGAACTAAGTTTCGTTAGAATGTATTTGCAGCTGTTCAATATTAACAACCTCATGTGAACTAGTTAATACTTGCGATTAATTTCATCGAAccaaaaatctaaaatattacaTATAGCAGGAGAGTTAGTTCAGTTACTTACCTTAATGCCCATATTTGCACACTATTTCTAACTATGCACTTAAAGACTGTTTCTTTCAGTAACTGAATTTGTTTACAATCAGCACAGGTCAATGTAAGTCTGCAGGAGTTTTACTGAGAGTCTGAAGCTCAAATCTGGTGTTGCATCTCCTTTGATTTCCCCAGGCTGCCCTTCAAAGCTCACCAGTATCGCACTACTCAGCTTGCCTCGAGCTCCAGGACTCCATTGATAGTACCTCTGGCTTCAGCTGCTAAGGCTGTTATATTTTAATGCTAGAAATAATTGGAAAAGTACAACAAGGGCTTTGGGTGTTTGTTGGGGCAGGGGCAGaactaaaggaataaaaaagaaaaattaccttgTAGAAAAACGACAAAGGAACCTTTCCTGTCAGGGGGCTATTCTTAACAGTGCTGCTTCTAGGAAGCAGTTCCGATAGCAACCTGTAAGGAACAATCTTGGAAGCTGCTGAATTTTAAACATCTGACTcttaatgtaagaaaaaacacatttgccTTTCCGAGATGTTTTCTGTTAATGGTGTAGCATTTCACTGTCTCAGTAAAACACTGACATGAGTAAGCTATTGGGATAGATTTTGTAACCTAATTCAGTATTAGCGGACAGGGAGCCCAGATGAAGATACCATTGTTGCTCCTCTGTATTTTTAGCTTTCTGTGTTAACTAACAAAACCTGTTTCTCAGTGCATGCACTTGAGACCATGCAAGATAGTGTAACCTCACTGCTTGTCTAGAAGTGTGTTGTATTCACTCCGCTTCATTGGGACCACCTAAAATTTTTTGTTGTAGTTCCTAGAATTAGCCATTTGAGACAACGAACGCTGGGACCATGATCAAGTTACTGGATTTTTTCactctgtaatttcttttttttagctgGTGAATGATTCTAGGTCTGTCAACCCAACAGTGAGCAACTTCCTGTctggttggggaaaaaaaaaaggtctcttatgaagcaaaagaaatatattaattcaGAATTGGTTCAGTTGGGaattaaatctgtatttcagataAATATAGGTTAAATAAAACCTGATTTATTTAATCACTTTCTGGTTATCTAACCATGCAAGATCAGTTAAATTTCATAGTCTGTAAAGCACTTTGTTATTTGTCTTTTAGATGGTGACTGGATGTACTCTGCTAGCCTCCCTAAGACACTCTATAATTGTTTCTTCACACAGTGATCACTGCTTAaattttttctatttcatatgAAAAATTATTCAAGGACACATTTGTAATTTTACAGTCAAGAAGTACTTTCTCATAATTGGCATGGGATGCTAATGGCTTTCAAATTTTGTAcaaatgtttgggttttaatGTGTTTGGATTTGCTGCATATTTGTAAACCGGCTAGGAAGGAACtaaatttttggtttttaattcctGACCTTGTATCCAAAAACATGCTTACTGTTTGCCAGATGAATAGTATTAATTTAACAAGAGTACTGAAGTACTTGTCCAAAGTGCATCTGAATGTGAAGTTAAGAAAAACTGGAAGAATGCTTATATTGGTTTATGAGGATCTGATGTTAAGCTAATGATTTAATTGTATTTAATGCaattctggtttggtttttagaTTTTTACTTCACTGTTTGACAATGTGCCTTTTTTACTAAATTGTGTCAAAAAAAGATGAATGTAGGAGTATAAAAAGGTTGGTCGGTTTCTGCTATCTCAGATTCTATATCCTTAAACTTGATAGTGTGAAATGACGTACTTTTCATAAAACCCTTCCAGGTCTGGCTTTGATTGCACAATTACAGTAGCTACTTCTTTACTGCTAATGCTAAATCAAATGAAGGGCACTTTCTATTGATGACtactttttgaaaatgtcttgtATTTACACTTGAGCTGTATTTCACTTTACAGCGATGTCTTTTGGAGGCCAGGGTTTTGCATATCACAGGAAGCCTTAGTGTGCAACTCTGTGctgtgctttaaaataaaaatctttcaagaaGTATATGAGATCTCTATGGaaatctggatttatttttgtGTAAAGCCCAAAATATTGTCCAGGAAAacgaattttctattttttttgcattttgtaacATAATCTAGTAGCTGATGCATATTTCTAGATATAGCATATTTCTGGAGACCAAAAcatgtcagaaagaaaataaatatatggaGAGACTGGTGTTTAAATTGTGATGAATGTACTTCTATTTATTTTGGTGAGTGGGTGTGATGCAATATTAAAGTGTTAGTGTGTAAATAAGGGTGCTTCTAGTTTTagccaatgatttttttttctttggggatATCATTTGTGCACAATGTCTTTTTACACAATGTGACAAATCAGGTTAAACCCGTACATAGCTTAACTGTTTTCTGGTGCTGTCAAGAAAGTGTATACTTTTGCACACACCAAACGCATATAAGTTTTGCAGAGTATGTATACAATAAATTTCAAGCATTAAACATTTTCCTGCTATTTCTCATTGGTTTACTTCATGGAagatttttcagaattcttttctGCTGGTTTCCTCTGAGCTGTCACACACAACAGCATTAGGCTGAATGTTCTCCAAGAATTGTTTTCCTGTTCTCATGCGGCCAGCAAGAATGTATGGGAAAATTAATGGAGTCACTTAAGCATTCAGAAAAGATCTGAAAATCGTCGATGTCTCCTGCAGGTTAGGTTTGTGACATAATATACATTTGGAGGTACATGCATCAGAATGATGACATATGCCACTGTGCTGGTTGCCTTTAATCTCTTCCATTTGGACTGTGGTGTTTCATAAGCAGCATCTTTCTTGGATTCTCTTTTCCCCCCCATGTAAAGAATCTGAACCTCCTCGATTGCTGTCTCCTGTGGAAGGGTTTACTGCTTTGACAGGTGGAGGTAAATACCAGGGACTCTTCTCCTCAGCCAGTGCTGTGGCCCACTTCCAAAGAGGTAAATGAATATGCATCGAAGTGAGCCCATCTGCCTTTCCTTTGAAAGAGCAACACTTGCACACTCTTGTGCTCctaaaaaaagtaatatttttttgaaatcaTACTGCAAATTAGCATTTAATCAGTGTCCTACGAGCACCTTGTTTTGAAGGCATGAAATCTTACCTTGTTTTGAATTCCCTTGAGACTTTTTAATGTATCTTAATAGTTGTAATCAGTCattatttcaaagcaaatataTTCTGTTCAGGTGGAGCGTGATTCTACATTGAATTGTTATCTTAATCCAGCCAGTAATGCTCTATCCCTCTGGAAGCAATATTATTTTACtcaggtttagaaaaaaaaaaattacgtttCCCTCAGttgtaatttatttgaaataacattttagttCAACAAGACAGAACTGCAGTTTAGTCATCCCATTGGATAACCTTTTCTTACCACTTGAAATACATACGgaaaagtttatttctttttctgtgagcCTAGGGATCCAAAAAGCCTGTGGCATCTCATGCTTAACAGGCTTTGTGGGATGAAATTAAAGCTAGAAGAGATTCCTGAAGTAATGAAACATGTCACCAGTTTAGTCCTAACTTCTCTGGCCCCAAC
Encoded here:
- the SPTY2D1 gene encoding protein SPT2 homolog isoform X2 → MASRTKDNFYGYNGIPVEEKPKKRKASENVAQAPEAEYATEDETEQLEYSQTESEHEQEYEEKPSKVAVKPKAPPKTAPAPLNFAELLRLAEKKQYEPVEIKAVKKVEERPRTAEELREMEYLGRKNKRVEMHKKSEKEIKNPGTSSSSKKVTSQKESVNAKLKKSSVDKHSTTKSGLSSSISGMDKKSKAPALTEKHSRLSSSSRFDQKEKNSQNGSLKSSTGSSHSKSPVNGTGKSGSSSHVPPSKPVANGAQRLPSAKESSLKKSAHTKSGNAAALQHGISSNAKRSGSSLGKGGPGHPGGGSSAGPGRSSSNSGVGPGRPGNGLSPGPGRLGSGSVAGPGRPAGSSSTGPGRLGGGSGMGPGRPAGSSSTGPGRPGSSSSTGPGRPGSSLGTGPGRPGISTNAGPGQPGSSTGTGPGRPGVRPSTGPGRPGSSLGTGPGRPGISPSTGAKRPGSSLGTGPGRPGISPSAGPGRPGSGLGTTVKPKCTVVSETISSKNLVARPSNGQINGMRSLQGHRPVFHPQGLGRPPISYKRQIEDDDDDEYDSEMDDFIEDEGEPQEEISKHIREIFGYDRKRYKDESDYALRYMESSWREQQKEEARSLRLGVQEDLEELRREEEELKRKRQSKKLRTR
- the SPTY2D1 gene encoding protein SPT2 homolog isoform X1, encoding MDFRNILVMASEQQGLNSVPKRYSLAVGPPKKVPKVKGVESAAVQAFLRRQEEEKRKKALEERRKKEELLARRIELKHDRKARAMASRTKDNFYGYNGIPVEEKPKKRKASENVAQAPEAEYATEDETEQLEYSQTESEHEQEYEEKPSKVAVKPKAPPKTAPAPLNFAELLRLAEKKQYEPVEIKAVKKVEERPRTAEELREMEYLGRKNKRVEMHKKSEKEIKNPGTSSSSKKVTSQKESVNAKLKKSSVDKHSTTKSGLSSSISGMDKKSKAPALTEKHSRLSSSSRFDQKEKNSQNGSLKSSTGSSHSKSPVNGTGKSGSSSHVPPSKPVANGAQRLPSAKESSLKKSAHTKSGNAAALQHGISSNAKRSGSSLGKGGPGHPGGGSSAGPGRSSSNSGVGPGRPGNGLSPGPGRLGSGSVAGPGRPAGSSSTGPGRLGGGSGMGPGRPAGSSSTGPGRPGSSSSTGPGRPGSSLGTGPGRPGISTNAGPGQPGSSTGTGPGRPGVRPSTGPGRPGSSLGTGPGRPGISPSTGAKRPGSSLGTGPGRPGISPSAGPGRPGSGLGTTVKPKCTVVSETISSKNLVARPSNGQINGMRSLQGHRPVFHPQGLGRPPISYKRQIEDDDDDEYDSEMDDFIEDEGEPQEEISKHIREIFGYDRKRYKDESDYALRYMESSWREQQKEEARSLRLGVQEDLEELRREEEELKRKRQSKKLRTR